The Paenibacillus mucilaginosus 3016 genome includes the window TCGTTGTATTGGAAGCGAGCTTCCTCGCATACTGTTCGTTGTTCTCCAGGTAGCTTGCCGTCAAGGAGGCCATATTGGCCTGTACGGCGGCATACCCGCCGACCAGTGCCGTCAGCAGCACCGAACCGATCACCAGCATACCGAGAAGCGTTCGCAGTTTCATGCCTTTGGACGGATTCATCCCTACATGCTCCTTGCCGAAGTGAGTAAGAGTGACTTTCATCTGCTATAAACCGGACTTTGGTGCCCGAGCCAACCCTCTATAGTTCTATCGGCAAAAATCCCCGTCAATGTAACCTTGAGTCCCCTTAGCGCCGGACTTCCACTGTCAAAGCTCTTTGCTGCGGCAAGAAGGCTGCCTCCTGCTTCAGCATGGAGCTGATGCAGGGGACAGCCTTCGCAAGGCTTCTATTCGATTACCATGCCCAGCCGGGCTCGGACTCATCCGAGCTCAGCGCTCAGGCTTCTGTCAGGTGAATGTCGATGCCGGAAGGATCTCGGGTGATCCAGACCTCGCCCTCCTGCCGGAGGAAGGCTCCGGCTTCCCGCAGTCTGCGAAGGACGGCTTCCCGTCCTTGCGGGATCACGAGCGTGAAGTAATTCAATCCAACGGACCCCGGCTGCGGAGCCGGCGCCCCTTCCCCGGCCCAGGTGTTCAGACCGATATGGTGATGGTAGCCGCCGGCCGAGATGAAGAGCACGCGCTTCCCGTCGTCCCGCTGTCTTTTCAAACCCGAGCAGTCCCACATAGAACTTCTCCGCCTCTTGCAGATGGCTGACATGCAGATGAATGTGTCCGGTAACCGTCCCGGCCGGCAGCCCGGTCCACGGGTACCCCTCCGCTTCCCGCAGCAGCCCCTCCGCATCGACCGGATCGGTCGACATCACGTAGTGGCCCTGCTCATCGCGGATCCAGCCCTCCCTCGGTCGGTCCGCATAGATCTCAATGCCGTTGAGATCCGGGTCCGTGATATAGAAGGCTTCGCTGACCAGGTGATCCCCTTGGCCGACATGCAGGCCGTGCTCCAGGAGATTCCGAAGCGTGACTCCGAGCGATCTGCGGTCCGGAACCAGGATGGCAAAATGGTACAGCCCTGCAGCCGACCTGCGCGGCACCGGCAGGGCGTCCGGCACCTCTTCGAGCCGAAGCGACGGCCGCACGCCGTCTACCGTAAGCTCGGCAGTGCGTCCTTCCTGCTTCAGCAGCCGGTAGCCGACCACCTCGGTATAGAAGCGGATTGAGCGCTGGAGCTCGCTGACCTTCAGTCCAAGAAGGCCGATGGCCGTTTCCTTATCGATAACTGTCTCCATGGCGGCCCCTTACCCTTGGACCGCAGCGGAATCGGTCCGCTTCCAGAGACGTTCCACCGCGTACAGAGAGCTGCCGCTCAGGCCAAGGTAGGCCGAGATCGCGAGCAGGGCCAGGTCCAGCTCATAGCCTGCCCCTTTGCCGTCACCCATGAATCCGCCGGCGAGCTTCACCTTGACGATGGCTCCCAGCATGATCAGGCCCAGCAGAATGGACACAATGCGGGTACCAATCCCCAGGATCAGCAATGCCCCGCCGACCAGTTCAATCACCGCTACCAGATACGCCATGAATCCGGGTAGCCCCAGGCTTTCGAAGAAACCCGATACGTTCCCAAGTCCCATCTGGAACTTCGCCGCTCCGTGGACCAGGAAGGTGATCCCCAGCACCACTCTCAGAATCAACGCGCCAAGCTCATAGTTCTTTGTCATGTTCTTCAACCTCTTTCTATATGTTTTTTGTGAGTTGATCTCCTGCTGGCTGGCTGCTTGCTAATATCTAGTTACTTAAAGTGTGTAACTCACCTTATGGAAACATCATAGCGCAGAACCACAGGGTGCGTCAATAAAAATATTTGTAATAGCAAATTTATTTTTTAAATACAAATATACCTTAAAGTCCAGCGGCACGTAACCACAACAAAAAAACGCAGCTCCCAAAGGAACTGCGTCCACACTTACACTGCGGCTAAATCTGCATTCTAAATCTGCATTCTAAATCTCTTTATGACTGATGATCAGAATAACGGCGGTTTCTTCTCCGATGTTGTGCACCGAATGAGGGACGCTGGAATGCCAGGAGAAGGTGTCGCCTTCCTCCAGCACATATTCGTCCTCGCCCTGACAGGCCTTAACGGTCCCCTTCATGACATAATGGGCCTCGATGCCTTCATGCTCGTTCATGGGCCCTTCTTCCGGCAGACCGGGAGGAATCTCGCTCAGGTACAGGCGCATGCCGCCGATCTGGCCGAGATGCTCAATCTTATGCCGGCCCTTGAACAGGCTCGTCGTACGGTCCTGCTTGCGGACTACATTCATCCGCTCCTCCTGCTTCAGAAGCAGGTAAGAGATCGGTACGTTCAGGAAGGTGGCAATGGTCTCCAGCGTGGCCAGAGACGGAGAAGTCTTGTTGTTCTCAAGCTGGCTCATGAAGCCTTGGGACAAGCCGGTCGCTTCGCACAGCTGGCCCATCGTGATGCCGCGCTTTCTACGTATGCTTCGAATACTGCTCCCAATTTGCATAGATCCTGGTCTCCATACTGCTTTTAGTCCTATTTTATCAAATGGACCGGGATTCTAAAAGAAGAACTTGTACAAAAGCAGGCCTAACGCATCAAAATGGCATCTTCCTGCCTATGCGGCGCTTTCGTTTTGTTCTCCGAAGCCCCATACACGCTTGGAAAACGCAGCAGAATCCGAGTCCCTTCGCCTACAATGCTGTGCACCTCTATGCTTCCCTGCAGAGCATGCACAATCGACCGGGCAATACTCATCCCAAGCCCGGCCCCATCGGAGCGCTCCTCTGTATTCGTACCGCGGTAGTACCGCTCGAACAGCTTCCGCCGGGTCTCCGCATCCATGCCGCTTCCGTTATCCTCGATTTCGATCAGCGCCTCCGTTCCGCTCCGCCCTGTCCTGACCGTCACCACCGTGCCGGGCGGATTGTGCTTCACTGCATTGGAGATGAGATTATCCAGCATCCTCCTGCACCACTTCGGATCTGCAGCGATCCACACCGGATCCCGCTCCGTGCCCTCGTAGACAAAAGACATCTGCTGCAGGGTTCCGTCATTCACATAACCGCCTCCGCGGCAGCGCGCTCCTCCTCCGTGAGGAGGCCCATATTTCTCGCGCACTTTCCTCCGGCTGACAAGCCTTACGTCCACACAGTACAGGGGCTGAGCACACACTGTGCCCAGCCCCCTCTTCCTGCTTACTGCTCCTTCGCGTCGGTAATCAGAATCTCCCCGTTGTCGAAGAACACCTTCATCTTCATACTCTCGCTGACAAACCGCACCGGCACGAGCGTAATGCCGTCCCGGATAACCGCCGGCGTGTCGAGTACGGCCGTCTCCCCGTTCACATGCGCGTTCTTCTCGTCAATGACGAGCTCGATCTTCACGTCCTCCTTCGCCAGCGTGACGCGTCTCTCCGCGGCATTCCAGTCCACCTTGGCGCCCAGCGCCTCCCCGATGAACCGGATCGGGACCATGGTCCGGCCGTCCAGCGTGAACGGCGCGACCTCCAGCGTCTGCTCCACCTCATCAACCGCCGCCACCGTGGAATCCAGCTTCAGGGCAATCGTGCGGAAGTCGAGTGCCGAATCGTCTTTGTAATTGGAAGCCGCATTCCCGAATTCGATGGGCTTCGAGATCACCGTGCCGTACGTCGTCTCAATCTCGACCGTATAGTGCTGCCCGTTCTTGATCGATTTGTTATTGTTGGCGTAAAGATCGAAGGTCACATTGCCGCTGAAGGTGCCGAGCGGCTCCTTCACATCCTTCTTGAACTCAGGCGTAATGACGGTATCTCCCTTGGTAATGCCGAGCAGCCAGCCTACACCGGCCCGGTTGGTCCGCCTGATGCCCTGGTAAGCCTCCTTGCCGTCCTTGTCGGTCGGCCGCAGAATCATCGCGAGCACCTCAGTCTTCGGCGCCAGGTTCAGCTTCAGCCGGAAGTGTCCGTCCGGCGTCCCGTCCTCACCGAAGAAAGCGATGCCCGTCTTGTCCTGGTCGAGGTCCACCCAGGAGAATTCCCGGATCGCTACGGGAGCGTAGGAGCTCTCACTGTCATGGAAAGGCGTCACAGCCGACTTCACCGTGCCCTTGCTCGTCTCGATCTCCACGTAGTAGTATTCGCCCGGCTTCATGCTGTTATTGTCCGAGGCGTACAGCTCCAGCTGCGTGATCCCCTGGAACGTGCCGAGCGTCTGCTGGAACGTAGGGTTGAGGATTTTGCCGTCGCGGACCACGGCCAGCAGGTGGCCGATATCGCCCGGCTGTGCCTTGAAGGTCTTCCACAGCCCGTGGTTCACATCCGCCCCCGAGCTGTCGGCCGTCTTCAGCGTGATGAAGCGGATCTCCGTTCCGTCCCCCGCATCGATCAGCAGGGAAAGGTGGCCGTCCCGGGTGCCGTCCGGCTCCGAGGTCTTGTCGAGCGAGATGCGGTCGGATTCCTTGTCGAGGAAACGGAACTCCTGCACCTTCACAGGCGAAGCGGCAATCTCTGCTGCGGATACGGGAGCGTGAACGGCCAGGCTGCCGGCCAATAACGCGACGGCTGCGGCGGACAGAACGCCGGTGCGGATCATTTTCATAGGTTTGTACATGAATGTCAGTCCTCCTTGGGGCTTGCGAAATATTCTTGTATGATGTTCCCCCATCATAAGGAGTCCCCTCGTCATATGACCAGTGACCGGCATCATGTCCTTCGTCACAATCGACCAAAATGTGAAAAATTTCACCTTTTTTTCTAAAGCATTTTTAAGCTGTTTCGACAAACATTTCGGAACCCATCTGTTATAGTAGTTTTCATCATGCACCACACCTTGGAACCTATGGAGGCACCCTATGCAAATCACCCTGCAAGTCGAAGAAGTCATCCGCCAGCTCGGCCTGAGCCTGGAAGCCTGGAACCGCTGCGTCGAACTCACCCCCGAACCGCTCGAGATGAACCGTCAAGCCATGGAACCCGCTTCCGAGTAACCCCGTATCTCCGCCCCTTTGGGCACGAATCCCACATCCAACCTTTTGATCCCTTTTATGCCCCTTTGGGCAAGTGCAAGCTCCCCGGCTCCACTCTCGAAGATCCACCATCTACGCGATCCCGCCGTTCCGTTCACTGCCTTTCCTGCCCGTATTCCGCGATCATGCAGTATGCTGAACTCCGTCATGCGCCCCCCTTGTACTCAGGTAAGAGTAGAGTTTGGTCCGGAATCCATTATTGCTGCGCTGCCCCCGCCGCCCGTTCGTTATCACGTATCCTGCAACCCTCCTCCTTTGGACGGCGTCTGTAGATGGTAAAAGGAGGAGATGCCATGAACGCAGACGGCCTCATCCATCTCATGCTGCTCCTGCTGAACCTTCCCCTGTTCCGCCGGCTGTTCCGCCTCTTCTTCCCGGACGAGGATGATTTTAGGGCAGCCCTCCAATTCTCACTGACCCCTGACCTCATCTCCCTGCTGAGAGGGCGCTTCTTGAAGGATAAGTGGGAGGAAACCCGGCTTCTCTTCTTTGTGATAAGCTGCCTGGCCGTAACGTATGGCGAATGGCTGCTTGTGAACCGGCTTGTCCATTGGCTTCTGAACGGGCTTGGATGATGGAAACGGGTATGAAAAAAAGAGCCCTGGCGAATGCCCAAGCTCTCGGTTCATGAGAACGAAATGAATTCCTCTATTATTTGGATTGCGTCACCAGCATCATAACGCTCTTGTCCTGACTGTAGTTCCAGTCTGCGAACGAGTCGAGCACCTGCCGGTTCAGAATTTCATCGAAGTTGTTGTTGTTGTGCATATAGGTTTTTTCCAGATTGCGCTTCAC containing:
- a CDS encoding DoxX family protein translates to MTKNYELGALILRVVLGITFLVHGAAKFQMGLGNVSGFFESLGLPGFMAYLVAVIELVGGALLILGIGTRIVSILLGLIMLGAIVKVKLAGGFMGDGKGAGYELDLALLAISAYLGLSGSSLYAVERLWKRTDSAAVQG
- a CDS encoding helix-turn-helix domain-containing protein, which codes for MQIGSSIRSIRRKRGITMGQLCEATGLSQGFMSQLENNKTSPSLATLETIATFLNVPISYLLLKQEERMNVVRKQDRTTSLFKGRHKIEHLGQIGGMRLYLSEIPPGLPEEGPMNEHEGIEAHYVMKGTVKACQGEDEYVLEEGDTFSWHSSVPHSVHNIGEETAVILIISHKEI
- a CDS encoding sensor histidine kinase, whose translation is MNDGTLQQMSFVYEGTERDPVWIAADPKWCRRMLDNLISNAVKHNPPGTVVTVRTGRSGTEALIEIEDNGSGMDAETRRKLFERYYRGTNTEERSDGAGLGMSIARSIVHALQGSIEVHSIVGEGTRILLRFPSVYGASENKTKAPHRQEDAILMR
- a CDS encoding copper amine oxidase N-terminal domain-containing protein; its protein translation is MYKPMKMIRTGVLSAAAVALLAGSLAVHAPVSAAEIAASPVKVQEFRFLDKESDRISLDKTSEPDGTRDGHLSLLIDAGDGTEIRFITLKTADSSGADVNHGLWKTFKAQPGDIGHLLAVVRDGKILNPTFQQTLGTFQGITQLELYASDNNSMKPGEYYYVEIETSKGTVKSAVTPFHDSESSYAPVAIREFSWVDLDQDKTGIAFFGEDGTPDGHFRLKLNLAPKTEVLAMILRPTDKDGKEAYQGIRRTNRAGVGWLLGITKGDTVITPEFKKDVKEPLGTFSGNVTFDLYANNNKSIKNGQHYTVEIETTYGTVISKPIEFGNAASNYKDDSALDFRTIALKLDSTVAAVDEVEQTLEVAPFTLDGRTMVPIRFIGEALGAKVDWNAAERRVTLAKEDVKIELVIDEKNAHVNGETAVLDTPAVIRDGITLVPVRFVSESMKMKVFFDNGEILITDAKEQ